The stretch of DNA ACGCTGACATATGGAAAGAGTCGATTCCTATCTTTGAAGGATTATTATGTCTATTGGCTAAAATGTCCGTAGATAAAACTCATTTTATGCTGCATTCTGATCCTTGAGCTTTGTTGCTGGAGTCTTCAGTCTTGCACTTGTAAGCAATTTGGTTCTATCAATATTTCTGACAGATTTGATTGCTTAAActtgaaagaagaaaaggacGTGTACTTGCGaatctttaaaatatattgagttcttgatgttcatatACATATTAGATTCTTCTATTTGTGTATATGCTACTTGATTATGATTTGATATCTACTTCTAGTCTACGTCTAGTATCTATTTTGGTTAATTAGTTGATTAATTTCCAGGTTCTTTGTGATTTAAGACCAAGAGAATTATACTAAGAGAAATCAGCTACTAAGAATAAGGGTTAGGGTAGTTAGAAGCTCAATCATATGatatataaactaaaattatgaagcTGTATTGGTTGAGTTTGTGTTGCTGGATTTGTGCTTGATTATGTTGTGGTGAATGTTTAATTGATCTTCTGAATATGTGGTTTTATATTGTGATGATTGAATGCTAATAAAAAACTTGGGGCTGAGATTAAATGATGAAAAGTGATAAGAGAACCAAGGATATGAAAGATTAAGCTTAAGGATAGTTGAGAATCAATAAAATACACCAAAGCTGTTTCTGCAGAATTAGGCAGTAAAAACCGAAAATTGTTAGATTTACTGCTACCAATCTGGGCCTCTGAAtgaaatgaaactaatttttcCTGAAACTCTAAGAAGTCTAGTTGGTTGCATAAAAAACTCTAAGAACTTTGTAGTTTAAACTGTCTCGAATTTAGTTGCCTAAGTTTCCTAGTTTGTAGAATGTATAATTCTTGATTCACATTTGGCTGAACTtcctaaaatagtaaaaatggatggttgttttattatttagtgGTTTTTATACGAATCTTagttttatttcatgttattgtTGTTTAGGGAAGTTCTGAACCTATGTTTAATTGCATGATTAGATTAGATATACTAGGCTGCATATCcctaaagaaaaaatgagacgGTAACTTTGTTTTTGAAACAATGCATATAGCTATATTAGTGATATAACTATGCATTGCCAGAAATTTCAGTGATCAATGGATACATGGTTCTTGGTGAAATTTATGAGTTATATATAACGCTTCCCCTTTAGTGTGTCATTCATGTTTATTGATCTTTTTAAGTGTTTTTCTGCCgtcatttatatttattctgAGGGTTACTTCCTTTGTTTATATCAGGTATACTGAAATAAGTGTTAGACTTGGCCACTAGAAGTGGGTTGGTTATGAGGGGTTTGGATAGTTGGTGTGAAAATGAAATCATAGGTTTAAAACTTAACTGCCATTGATGTACCAAAAGATAATATGTAGATTAAATCTCATTTAGGCTGGATAGATGTGGGGTAATTAATGTAATTTCATCTGTAAAGTGCGTCACAAAGAGAAAGGAGTGCCGAATGCAATTTATTAGTTTTAGATATTTCTATTCCCTGCAAAAAATGGAAAGACCTGAACCTCTATAATTTAAGGGGTGTAGAGAATGTGAATCAAAACATACTATTGGCTTGTTGTACCTTCCCTTCTCATAGAAATTCCCGCATGCTCTTAGAGCACATTTAATCACTCATAAAGGACTTTTCACCTCATTGTTAAAATCAGCTAATGCTATTTGCACATTTCTGATTGCTCAatcaatgattttttttacCCCCTTTGGCTTATCATTGAACTTAcactatattttaatattttgataataCTTTTCCTCCCCTATGCAATGTGTGCTTGAACTAGGCAAtcgttaacttttttttatattatcagtATCCAGAGTATTTTGGGATTCAAAGTTATCATCCGGGACCTAATCAGTCTGATTCAAGTAAACCTAGTTCATAAGGTATGTGAAAagactgaaattttttttccatataaCACTGCTGATGAATGAACAATGTTAGCTTCACAAATCACAGTTATTGTTTATACATTTCAATGTTACAATCAAATACATATCACACTATCTTTAAATTAAAGGTATATGCTAGTTTCTCTTGCTAGTTGTTTATGGGTTTGATTCTTAGAGTATGTATATCTTTGTATGGCTCATAACACAAGAAACCTTGTTTCAAGGTGTTGGTTGTATACTCTGCATGGAACTATGTGTGTCTGTGTATGAATCGTAACACAAGATATtgcattattttaaattgatagtGACACAATAAGTTACAATAGTTATATACTCGTTGATGTGTATTGCTGTGCAAAATAGATCCCATTAATTTTAGTTCAACTACATgtcaagaaatatacaaatgaATAAGTTGATGGAATATATTATTCAGAACTCAAAGTTTtcctctttcctttttttttttaggtttgtTGACTGTGTCGACTGGGAGAGGTGTTAATACGGTGACAATAAGGGAGCAAGCAATGAAACAGGAAGAGCTTAATTGAATTTGACTAGCAGAATAGTAATTAATTCTGACAATTCTTTATAATTAGTAATTTCAAGTTGATGATTTTTACTTTTCCTATTATAAGATCAATGTGAATTGTGAAATTTGTTGAGAACTGACTAGTAATATGGGTTGCATAAAAATTTCCTGAAACTCTAATGTACATAACTTTCTCTACAGAATGATATACACTTTAAAATgactttagtattaattttattttttaaaaaattatggtttgaaaattgaatttctaaaaaccggttttagaagtggattttttgttaaaatatctagtttgaaaattggatttttaaaaactagttttaaaattagatttttggttgaagaaattggttttaaaattggattttcaaaaattggttttaaaactggatttttggttaaaaaatctgattttaaaactggattttataaaaaaaaaccggattttagatttggattgtaaaaaaaatcggatttAAAACCGATTTGTAAGTAAAACCGGATTTAAAACCGGTTTATAAATAAAAcgaatttaaattctaaaaccgGTTTAGAATCGgtctttattttttcaaatcgGTTTAAAATCGATTTCGCTCTTCAATTCAGTTCTGGTTTggtttttaaaatcataaaactgGTTTTAAAATGGATCCAGTTTGGATTTATAAAAATCCAAACCATGTCCACCCCTAGTGCAAATCAGAGGGGGAGCAAGGAACAACACAAAAGGCAAGAGAGAACAAAATTGTATTTACACTTATCATTATTGCAATTGAAACAGTAATACAGCATAGAGAACAATATCAGAGCCACATCATAGAGAAAAAAgaatctaattataaaaaatatgttgcTAATATTATCTCCTGCTTTTAATTACTGtatatatagtaaaaatttATCCCTTGGATTTGAGTCAATTAACTCGACCATTCAATTGGGACCTAAATTACCAAATCCAGCATCATTTTTTCATGAGAAATAacataattttgatttaaatttgtgTTGTAAGTCTAGGTATCATGAtgcaaaattgaaaacaaagggATTTGCTTCACAGTGAAAATTAGACACTCTCTTTCAAAAGCTCATAACTGAATTACCTGAAAAGGATTAATTTCAAAAGCATGAGTTTCTTTCTCTTCACATAGGCATAACATAAACATGATTTGCAATTAGAAAGCAGGAATAAAACTCTAGCAAATAAAAACAGATACCTTATAAAATATGTACCTTATACGCACCAGCTGCTGGAAGGAGTGTCACCTTAATCACTGCAAATCAGCCATACTACCATTAGCTCCTCTGCCAACTAAACCTAGTCCAACCTCAACCTTTAGCCAAAACAGAAGCagattaaatataaataaataatcttttgacattttttttaaaaaaatacctaaataaATTTCTGCTTTGTTTAAAGAAATTATCTCTGTAACACTACCAACGGCAGGATCTCAGCTCTCTTCGTTCTCTGTATCGGTATCGTCAACTTGCTTCCAGCTGCTCTTTCTTCATTGACGGCTGCAACACCATTCACCGCAGCCACGGTTCTTTCTACTCGACTCTGCATCAACAACCACCGTAACTTCTGACTAATTGTTCTTCATCTCTACTGCTCGCTGGAAACAGACTCGAAGCCTCTGCCGTcgtcttatcttttatttggtAAATGCTCTCCCAACCGCAGCACcgaccaccaccaccattttttattttctcttccaGCTACTCATTCCATCACTGCGAGCTCTTTCTTTCTTGTCGACGATAATATCTCTGTATTTTGAACAATCAAatgtagagagggagagagagaaaaaaagaagagaaagagagcgATATAATGAATTCTAAATTTGTTTACTCAATTATTGATTTCAAACGCTTAGATCTTGTGTTTAAACTCTGCTTTTTTTTGGGAAAAGATCCGCCTAAAACCACTTCTCcttgtatatttattttgtctaattttttttttcacttgttGTACAAATAGATTAGACATTTGTCCAGCAAATAGACGGTACATTTGTCGAGAATCTAATCATCTACTGCTCTTCTATTATATGACAACCCTAACCACAAAACGAAAAGAGAAGGAGCATGAAGAGGAAGCAGCTGGGCATGAATGACATCCTCCCTTGGGAGCTCATTGACCGAATCTTTCTAAGGGTACCCGCCAAAGACCTGTTTCGCCTCAGATTCGTTTCAAAACTTTGGCACTCTCTCATTTCCGATCGACACTTTGCGGAATCGCATTACAACTTCCACTCCGCATCTTCCCGTTCGCTCTTCTTGGTAAAAGACTATACTAATGCTTGCTGTGTTCCCTTAGACACGCTATTTGATGTTGCAGCAGCACCACCAACATTCAAAGAGGTATCTCTCCCTTCCAGGAAGATGCCATATTCTCTTTTTTGTCTCCTGGGATCCTGCAGAGGTTTTCTTCTCTTAGAGGAAAAACCAGCTAATTTTCTTGTTATATGGAATCCACTGACCGGATCCAGCAAAACAATATCTTACTCTCATATCGCCTCAGAGATCCAGCCCGATGATGCATTTCGATATGGATTTGGTTTCGATGCATCACGTGATGACTATTTAATAGTTCTATATTGGCATGATAATTATTACAACGAAGACGTATACTTAGAATGCTTTTCGTTGAGAACCAATTCATGGATTGATCTCGATGCAGCACTCCCCAAACCCTTGGGTAGGTGGAAGCAGCGGAAACGTTCTGATTTGTTCTTACATGGTGCTATTCATTGGTTGTGTTGCTCTAGTGAAGATTACATTGATGATGATATTCTTATCTTTGATTTGAAGGAAAGGAGTTTCTCAAAGATATCTATACCAAAACAACTCGTAGGGTGTTACCCCATCTATCTCATCACAGTAGAAGGGTGCCTAGCCTTGTATTTGGATGACAAGCATAAAACTGAGATATGGGTTATGAAAGAATATAAAGTGTCGTCATCTTGGATTTTAATGTATGACATTCCTTATGGTAACAATGTGCCTATATGCATGTCCAATGGAAGtgacattattgcgctaaatTATACTATGCGGTATTCCAAGTTAAGATTTGTCAAATATAACGTCATTGGAGAGCTTCTAAATTATTCTCCTCTACCTCTTTCTGAATATTATTACTTCTATAGAAGTTCCTGTGTATACACAGAGAGTCTCTTGCCATTGCCCGGTGACATTAAGGATAGGGATAAGAAGAACAAAACTGGTATGTAAACTATTCTCCTATGCTTTTGCACCCTATTGCTTTGTGGTTAATGAAAAAGTACCAAGCAAGATGCATCATGCATAAAGTTGCATTCAGAAATGAGATTTGACTATTGATGGTATGAAATTACAATTTATCATTAAtcactttcttgcttcttacAGTCCAGTCTTATGGTGAGGCTTAAGGTTTAGCTATGTTTTCATGTCTAAAGCCGTGACTTTTACCCGCTGATCTTCTTTGCAGGCCAAGAATGTTTTGAACAACATGATGTTGCCGAAGATTAGAATCACAGTGGGATCCAATAAAGGAAGAGAATATGGAGCAAGCATATTAGTGAACAAAGAACATACAGGCAAACAACTTAGAGTTGTAAATAAATCGTAGGGTTCACAAGTTTAGCAGGAAGAAGATCGAaaatcttcaattttattttgctttggaagtatgattttctttccaaatttcACATTGTTAGCTATGCTGTGGacactaataagtaataacagtCTTGTGTAGCTGTTTCTTTCCCTGTTTCTCCTTGGCTTTTATCCAAGTTTCATTACAAAAAAGACTACTTAACTTACTAGCTCcttcaattttcattttcattttcatttggTTGTTTAATAGTTAGAGATGAGATAATGAATGCTTAAATGTTAAAGAACAATCATATGTCAGAATCTGCTGTCTCCGCATTGCTATTGATCCTTGTATCTGAGGCCTTTTCACAGAACCATTTTTAATtctatatcataaaaaatagtcaTACTTTTGTATGAGAAGAATCTAAGTTAGTTTTATACTATCTGGTGTGAGGTGCTGCAAGGTGTATTGGCTTTTGGGATTTATAGCACACTGAGCATCAAGTTAATTTTGTTGGGATCTTTagttgaaattttttgaagttAAAGTTCTTAAAAAACACTaaactttctttttttcctctcCTTGGGTGTAGGGAGAAAATGTCTTTTTtgttatatatctttttttatatgatCTTCTTGTTTGGGGAAATTTACATAGATgcttttcttcaatttttttcttgtcCTACTAAGATATATGAATCAATATCTTGATTAAATGGCTACATATTCTGATGCAAGAGTATAGCATTTTATTTGTGGTTTCAAGAGCTATAGATGAGGTGGTGAATTCTAAAAATGTTAcataaaatctattttaatGTGTGAACTGTGAAGGGAAAATTGGACCTGCCTTTGACAAAAAAACTCGAGAAAATGCATGTTCAATTCCAACTTATGATTATCATTTGTCAGCTCATTTTTATTAAAAGGTATTTGATTCGGTAGGACGATAAATTTATACGTGTCAGTATGATAAAAATATAGACAAATTAAAACACAACATGtggattatattttttatgttaataattaatttttttaaatacatatcaTATCAATGATTTTACTAAATCACTCTtatactttaataaaaataaaaataaattttatttaatttttacaaaagacttaaatattctttttttatattgaacaAAAACAACTctaattctttaatttaatcaaaatttaattaactttagttttataattataaatctgaatcaatttaaaaatcaaaaccaaaatacattttattattcatatacaCTAAAAAATTGCTTTGTTTATCATGAACCTTAATTTAATCTCTCCTACCCCCTtcataccaaaaaaaatatatatatatctaaagAATTGTTCTTCTTTGTATACCAATCTACTAATAAAGAGCAACCTCACCCCTAATCTCTACCGGATAGCACCAGTCTATCCTCAGTTCCTCATCCTTCCTCGTCGGACACTGCCATTGTCTTTCCTCCCCTGATCTCGACTTAGTTCCTCGTCCTTCCTCGTCGGACACTGCCATTGTCTTTCCTCCCCTCATCTCGACTTAGTCATTGATCAATTTAACGCTTCCTGTAGGTCCTACTCTTCTTCGCTTGTGTATCGATGCTTTACCTTTTGCCCCCAACGATTCTCACCggtgattttctttttctctctcatttgATTCTCCGGTGTGCTTCCAATTCTAGTTGAGCTTACTTGCCACCATGATCCAATAAGATTTTTAGTCTTTTCAAAGATTTGGCATTAAATGAACtgattttgattctatttttttaagcgttaaaatatatataaaactgCCTTACTATCTTAATATGTTCAATTTTGAGGGATTGAGTCCTGATGAattgtttagttttagaaatatttttattattggtaTCAATTCaccgttttgatttttttagtattacaTAGTGCAAGTGACATAGTTGCCTTTGTTGCTATAATCCACTAGGATTGATTTGTTGGTGAATTTTTTCAGTTTTAGAAGGTTTTAAGATTTGAGAAGTAAGTTCTTGGTCGACAGACTGTTGTTATAAAAATGTGAGTTTACAACACTGAGCTATCTATGCACCATATTTCTTTTGAATATTGAACTGCCTAGTCACACAGGCCttgcttttttaaaaaatatatgatcatCTTATGTCTTGAATAGATACGTTTTGATTTGAAACTTAAATTTTCTTACTTTTACACATCACGTGTGCACTACCTAAACCTTCCGGcatcttgttttaaattttaagtacaTCATATAAATTATTGAAGGTGAAAAGTCTAGCATGAAAGCTTTGACTGAAATTAGAGACTCAAAATAACATTAATAGATTGAAGagttttttcttaataaaataatttatttttaatgtaattcATACCATTAATTATTCACAGAAGGGAAATGGAGATAGTGGAAAAAGTTATCACCAATCAGCAGTTTCATTATTCGAGTCTCAATGGAGTACCCTCCAGATGGTTGTGCTGAGAGAAATTCTGCTCTCTACAGTTCGTGCTGGAGATCCTCGTACTGCATGGAGTGCCGCAGCCCGACTTCTCAGACACTACTATCCTCTAATAACTGCTGCTGGTCAAAATGGCCTTGCAAATGCCCTTTCAAATTCAGCAGATAGGCTGCCACTGGGGACACGATGTGCTAATCCTGCTTTACCTTTTATAAGGTATTTATTCGGTTAAACATTTAATTTTCAGTTTGACAATTTACATCATGACTATTCAATACAAATGGACAAAGAATAACAATTTGATTATTAATTGTTTTCAGGTTGCATTCTTTTTTGCTCTTTCCAATACAAATGGACATTGTAAAACGGAATCCATCTAGATCAGACTGGTGGGCAGGTTCTGCTCCTTCAGGTCCATTCATTTATACACCCTTCAGTAAAGGAGATCCAATCAATGTCAAAAAGCAAGAACTTATTTGGGTTGTTGGAGAGCCTATCCAGGTCATGGTGGAATTGGCAAACCCATGTGGCTTTGATTTAAGGGTTGATATACCTATCTGTTCATTAAGGAAACTTAGATGCTTTTTCATGAGTGTAAAATTCTTGCCAAATTCATCGGAAGTGATCACCTTATCAGGCATTCCAACATCAGTGGGATCGGTTACAATTTCTAGGTGCATTGTTCATTGTTTTGGTGTTATTACTGAACATCTTTTTAAAAAGGTTGACAATCTACTTTTTGGGGCAACCCAAGGACTTGTCCTTTCTGACCCTTTTCGATCTTGTGGATCTTCAAAGTCGAAGAATGTAACCGTTCCAAATATTTCTGTAGTTCCACCACTTCCATTGCTGATATCACGTGTTGTTGGAGGTGATGATGCCATCATTTTATATGAAGGTGAAAATCGTTATATATGGATAAGTCTGGCTAATGCAGGCACAGTAACAATTAAGCAGGCGCATATTTCTctgtcacgaaaaaatcaagaTTCTGTGATTTCATATTTTAGTGAGATTTTAAAATCTTGCCTCCCTCTAAAGCCTGGTGCTGAAGTGACCTAAAAGCTAAACAAACCAATGATCTAAGCTACTCTGACTTCGTCTTTTTACATAGCTACTTGTTAGACCTGCCACAATAGGATCTCATATGAAGCCGCCACATGTCTCCTAAAATGAGAGATCACTTGTTATGTGAATTGTCACAACTGACAACCCTAAccacaaaacaaaaagagaaggagaatggagaggaagcaccTGGGCATGAATGACATCCTCCCTCGGGAGCTCATTGACCGAATCTTTCTAAGGGTACCCGCCAAAGACCTGTTTCGCCTCAGATTCGTTTCAAAACTTTGGCACTCTCTCATTTCCGATCCACACTTTGCGGAATCTTATTACAACTTCCACTCCGCATCTTCCCCTTCGGTCTTGTTGGTAAAAGACTATACTAATGCTTGCTGTGTTTCCTTAGACACGCTATTTGATGTTACAGCAGCAGCACCACCAACGTTCAAAGAGGTATCTCTCCCTTCCAGGAAGGAGCCATGTTCCCTTTTTCGTCTCTTGGGATCCTATAGAGGCTTTGTTCTCTTAGAGGAAAAACCagcttattttttttgttataaatttttatgtcCTCTTTgggtattaatttttaaattcaaattgtatataaaaatttgtttgttaCATTGGAGCAcatcaaaatttgaaatataatttaaatataattatattttatattttgtttattgtatttttttattaaagataggAGACTCGAACCCACAATCTCTTAATTAAGTATGGAAAGATTATGTTATTTGAGCTATtctatgttttaatttttaggaGTCGGCACAATTACCATATTTATTCTCatcataaaatttgaataacgtacaaattttttgtttttcaaatttaaatcaatcaaatttgatctataatttaatctaaaattttttatgtactcttttTAAGTATTAATTGATCAAACATATCCAGTTTAATCTCTTTTATCAACCTTTTTAAGTACTAATTGCatggtaaaatattttttattgttttcagaaaatatatttttatatttacaaatatatataacgAGAATCATTTCCTATAATAAGgatattgtagtcatttttttataaaaaaataatattaatttagactaaTTCAATatttgattcactattttttcggttaaatcaatttgtttatcctaattttgataaaaataacacaatttaatcgattatatatattaaattttaattattaaaaaatatcttttaaaaaaaatattttaaacatctTTATTTACGTGATTTCCTATTTTTATAAGATTGattatgaaaatatataaaagtgtTTACTATGATATCTAAAAATTATTGTCTAATTgctgaaaaaattaaataattaattttaaatttaaaaatataaaaattaaaaaacttaaatatttaaaaattattatcaaaaacaaattaaattaaaattagacgCTTGACCATCTATAAAATAGGAGATCACATGTGAATTGTCACAACTCACAACGCACAACCCTAAACCACATAACAAAGAGAGAAAgagcatggagaggaagcacATGGGCATGAATGACATCCTCCCTCTGGAGCTCATTCACCGAATCCTTCTAAGGGTACCCGCCGGAGACCTGTTTCGCCTCAGATTCATTTCAAAACTTTGGCACTCTCTCATATCCCATCCAGACTTTGCGGAATCACATTACGACCTCAACTCTGCCACATCTTCCCATTCGCACTTCTTCTTGCTAAAAGATGACACTAATGCTTGGTGTGTTCAGCTCGACACGCTATTTGATGTTGCAGCAGCACCAACAACACACAAAGAGGTATCTCTCCCTTCCAGGGAGATGCCATCATTCTCATGTTCTCTTTTTCGTACCATGGGATCCTGCAGAGGCTTTGTTCTCTTAGACAAAAAACTAGATTTTCTTGTTATATGGAACCCATTGACTGGATCCAGCAAAACAATATCTTACTCTCATATTAAGGTCCCGCGCTATGATCTAATTCGATATGGATTTGGTTTCGATGCATCACGAGATGATTATTTAATAGTTCTATCTTGGCACGATGACTACAACCAACACCGCTTAGTTTGCTTTTCGTTGAGAACCAATTCATGGATTAATCTCGATGCATCACTCCCCAAATACATGAGTAGGTGGAAGTATCAACTTTTTGGGTGGTTCTTACATGGCGCTATTCATTGGTTGTGTTACTCTAGAGATTACATTGATGATGGTATTCTTATCTTTGATTTGAAGGAAAGGAGTTTCTCCAAGATATCTATGCCACAACAACTCGTAGGGGATTATCCCATCACTTTCACTCTCACCATATTAGGAGGGTGCCTAGCCTTGTATTTGTATGACCATGACAACCATAAAACTGAGATATGGGTTATGAAAGAATATAAAGTGCCGTCATCTTGGATTTTAATGTATGAGATTCCTTATGGTAACAATGTGCCTATATGCATGTCCAATGGAAGtgacattattgcgctaaatTATACTCCCCGGTATTACTGGTTAAGATTTGTCAAATATAACGTCAGTGGAGAGCTTCTAAATTATTCTCC from Arachis duranensis cultivar V14167 chromosome 4, aradu.V14167.gnm2.J7QH, whole genome shotgun sequence encodes:
- the LOC110280577 gene encoding F-box protein CPR1-like translates to MERKHMGMNDILPLELIHRILLRVPAGDLFRLRFISKLWHSLISHPDFAESHYDLNSATSSHSHFFLLKDDTNAWCVQLDTLFDVAAAPTTHKEVSLPSREMPSFSCSLFRTMGSCRGFVLLDKKLDFLVIWNPLTGSSKTISYSHIKVPRYDLIRYGFGFDASRDDYLIVLSWHDDYNQHRLVCFSLRTNSWINLDASLPKYMSRWKYQLFGWFLHGAIHWLCYSRDYIDDGILIFDLKERSFSKISMPQQLVGDYPITFTLTILGGCLALYLYDHDNHKTEIWVMKEYKVPSSWILMYEIPYGNNVPICMSNGSDIIALNYTPRYYWLRFVKYNVSGELLNYSPRPLFESDYFYRSFCVYTESLFPFPGDNKDRDKKNKTGM
- the LOC107485981 gene encoding F-box/kelch-repeat protein At3g23880, with translation MKRKQLGMNDILPWELIDRIFLRVPAKDLFRLRFVSKLWHSLISDRHFAESHYNFHSASSRSLFLVKDYTNACCVPLDTLFDVAAAPPTFKEVSLPSRKMPYSLFCLLGSCRGFLLLEEKPANFLVIWNPLTGSSKTISYSHIASEIQPDDAFRYGFGFDASRDDYLIVLYWHDNYYNEDVYLECFSLRTNSWIDLDAALPKPLGRWKQRKRSDLFLHGAIHWLCCSSEDYIDDDILIFDLKERSFSKISIPKQLVGCYPIYLITVEGCLALYLDDKHKTEIWVMKEYKVSSSWILMYDIPYGNNVPICMSNGSDIIALNYTMRYSKLRFVKYNVIGELLNYSPLPLSEYYYFYRSSCVYTESLLPLPGDIKDRDKKNKTGQECFEQHDVAED